The following nucleotide sequence is from Saccharothrix texasensis.
TGCCCGAGCACGTCGGCAAGCAGGCGGCGGCGTTGCGCGAGCACGCGTCCGCCGCGCCCGACCGCAGCGCGATCCGCCCGGACCCGGGTACGACCAGCGCGCTCGTCGCCGCGATCGCCGCCCGACGGCGCGTGGTGGTGACCTACCGCCCCGACTCCGGCGGCGAGTGGGAGACCGAGGCGGACCCGTGGGCGGTCGTCGTGCGGCACGGGCGTTGGTACCTGCTGTGCCACTCCCACCGCGCGGACGCGGTCCGCACCTACCGGATCGACCGGGTCCGCGCGGTCCGGCAGACCGAGCACGGGTTCGAACCGCCCGCGGACCTCGACCCGGTCGCGGTGGTGGAGGAGAACCTGGGTGCCGGTTGGGAGTTCCCGACCCGCGTCGTGTTCCACGCGCCGGCGGAGAAGGTGGCGCCGTGGGTCCGGCCCCCGATGGGCCGCCTCGAACCGCTGGGCGACGGGTGCGTGCTCGTCGGCAGCACG
It contains:
- a CDS encoding helix-turn-helix transcriptional regulator, giving the protein MPIELSPTARALRAVEILQARPGVTAGELAAGLGVTERAVRRYVGILREAGIPVESTRGPYGGYRLGRGTRLPPVVFTEPEALVLVMAVLDHPADDLVDAALGKVVRALPEHVGKQAAALREHASAAPDRSAIRPDPGTTSALVAAIAARRRVVVTYRPDSGGEWETEADPWAVVVRHGRWYLLCHSHRADAVRTYRIDRVRAVRQTEHGFEPPADLDPVAVVEENLGAGWEFPTRVVFHAPAEKVAPWVRPPMGRLEPLGDGCVLVGSTSNPAMYAQEWLATVPFNFRVEGGPELRAAVAALAARFAAAVD